A genomic segment from Amycolatopsis camponoti encodes:
- a CDS encoding TIGR01777 family oxidoreductase, with protein MTVEFSGVVSAPLDEVFAWHGLPGAMTRLTPPWQPVRVGAESDSLRDGTAELVLPGGLKWAAAHESAGYRPPHQFVDRLATPGLSAVLHWRHTHRFEADGPGRTVLTDRVETPVPAAVLRSMFAYRHRQLAADLAAQRRYWHEPLTVAVTGAGGLVGTALTALLTTGGHRVVRLVRRTARTPDERTWRPEDPAADLLAGVDAVVHLAGASVAGRFDERHRRAVRDSRIGPTRKLAELAARTPDGPGVFVSASAVGFYGPERGDEVLTEDSERGDGFLADVVEEWEAAAEPASTAGIRVVRVRTGLVLSPRGGVLRLQRPLFAAGLGGPLGTGGQWMPWIGLDDLTDVYLRAVTDRALDGVVNATGPEPVRNAEYTRTLGQVLHRPAVLAVPSFGPRLLLGREGARELAFADQRVRPGRLLDAGHEFRHRRLGDALAHVLGATTGSDARPTVGEPV; from the coding sequence GTGACCGTGGAGTTCTCGGGCGTGGTCTCCGCCCCGCTCGACGAAGTGTTCGCCTGGCATGGCCTGCCCGGGGCGATGACCCGGCTCACCCCGCCGTGGCAGCCGGTCCGGGTCGGCGCGGAGAGCGACTCCCTGCGTGACGGGACGGCCGAGCTGGTGCTGCCCGGCGGGCTGAAGTGGGCCGCGGCGCACGAGTCCGCCGGCTACCGGCCGCCGCACCAGTTCGTCGACCGGCTCGCCACGCCGGGCCTCTCGGCCGTCCTGCACTGGCGGCACACCCACCGGTTCGAAGCCGACGGCCCCGGCCGCACCGTGCTCACCGACCGCGTGGAGACGCCGGTGCCGGCGGCGGTGCTGCGCTCGATGTTCGCCTACCGGCACCGCCAGCTGGCCGCCGACCTGGCCGCGCAGCGGCGGTACTGGCACGAGCCGCTGACCGTCGCGGTGACGGGCGCCGGCGGTCTGGTGGGCACCGCGCTGACGGCGTTGCTCACCACCGGCGGGCACCGGGTCGTCCGCCTGGTGCGCCGGACCGCGCGCACCCCGGACGAGCGGACGTGGCGGCCGGAGGACCCCGCCGCGGACCTGCTCGCCGGGGTCGACGCGGTGGTGCACCTGGCCGGGGCTTCGGTGGCCGGACGGTTCGACGAGCGTCACCGGCGGGCCGTGCGGGACAGCCGGATCGGCCCGACCCGGAAGCTCGCCGAGCTCGCCGCCCGCACGCCGGACGGCCCGGGGGTGTTCGTCTCGGCGTCCGCGGTCGGCTTCTACGGGCCCGAGCGCGGCGACGAGGTGCTGACCGAGGACAGCGAGCGCGGAGACGGCTTCCTCGCCGACGTCGTCGAAGAGTGGGAGGCCGCCGCCGAACCGGCGTCCACGGCGGGGATCCGCGTGGTCCGGGTGCGGACGGGGCTGGTGCTCAGCCCGCGCGGGGGCGTGCTCCGGCTCCAGCGCCCGCTGTTCGCCGCGGGCCTGGGCGGGCCGCTGGGGACCGGCGGCCAGTGGATGCCGTGGATCGGCCTCGACGACCTGACCGACGTCTACCTGCGGGCGGTCACGGATCGGGCGCTCGACGGCGTGGTGAACGCCACCGGCCCCGAACCGGTGCGGAACGCCGAGTACACGCGCACCCTGGGGCAGGTGCTGCACCGCCCGGCGGTCCTGGCCGTGCCGTCGTTCGGCCCGCGGCTGCTGCTCGGCCGCGAAGGGGCGCGCGAACTGGCGTTCGCCGACCAGCGGGTCCGGCCGGGGCGGCTGCTCGACGCCGGGCACGAGTTCCGTCACCGCCGGCTCGGCGACGCGCTCGCCCACGTGCTGGGCGCCACGACCGGATCGGACGCACGACCGACCGTAGGAGAGCCGGTATGA
- a CDS encoding TspO/MBR family protein — MTTLPRPAPPLALAGFVAAVAVVATVGSLAATRSRVVYSGLAQPPWAPPSWLFGPVWTVLYLTIALSGWLFWRTGARRREFGWYAAGLVLNAAWTPLFFAAGAYTVALVEIVVLDVVIVATAVVFRRRSTAAAALQLPYLAWTLFATALNAAIVVLN, encoded by the coding sequence ATGACCACCCTCCCTCGACCCGCTCCGCCGCTGGCCCTGGCGGGGTTCGTCGCCGCGGTGGCCGTCGTCGCCACCGTCGGCAGTCTTGCCGCGACGCGGTCCCGCGTCGTCTACTCCGGACTGGCGCAGCCGCCGTGGGCGCCGCCGTCGTGGCTCTTCGGTCCGGTGTGGACGGTGCTCTACCTGACGATCGCCTTGTCCGGCTGGCTGTTCTGGCGTACCGGGGCGAGGCGGCGGGAGTTCGGCTGGTACGCGGCCGGGCTCGTGCTCAACGCCGCTTGGACGCCGTTGTTCTTCGCCGCGGGCGCCTACACCGTCGCGCTGGTGGAGATCGTCGTGCTCGACGTCGTGATCGTGGCGACCGCGGTCGTCTTCCGGCGCCGCTCGACGGCGGCGGCCGCCCTCCAGCTGCCTTATCTTGCTTGGACGCTCTTCGCGACGGCGCTCAACGCGGCGATCGTCGTCCTGAACTGA
- a CDS encoding SDR family NAD(P)-dependent oxidoreductase, whose amino-acid sequence MLLDTLLDRTVVVGYSRFGYALRRRTWPADDPAPDALRGRVALVTGAGSGLGEATAAGLARLGAEVVLVVRNVERGERALSRVRAAVPEAKVRTARCDVADFASVREFAATEPRVDVLVHNAGVLPPRREESVAGHEITFATHVLGPLLLTELLRPALRASADARVIWVSSGGMYTQKLAADDPEYRGGRYRGATAYARTKRMQVELTPALAERWRPDGIAVHSTHPGWADTPGLAGSLPSFRRLLEPALRTAEEGADTAVWLAATRLGPPAGRFWHDRRDRPTHVLPGTRPAPGDVERLLRFCLDAIGPIGR is encoded by the coding sequence TTGCTGCTCGACACCCTGCTCGACCGCACCGTGGTCGTCGGCTACTCCCGCTTCGGCTACGCGCTGCGGCGCCGCACCTGGCCGGCGGACGACCCCGCGCCGGACGCGCTGCGCGGCCGGGTGGCGCTGGTGACCGGGGCCGGCTCGGGCCTCGGCGAAGCGACGGCCGCCGGGCTGGCCCGCCTGGGCGCGGAAGTGGTGCTGGTGGTGCGCAACGTCGAACGCGGGGAGCGGGCGCTGAGCCGCGTCCGCGCGGCCGTCCCGGAGGCGAAGGTCCGGACGGCTCGGTGCGATGTCGCCGATTTCGCTTCGGTGCGCGAGTTCGCGGCGACGGAGCCGCGCGTGGACGTGCTCGTCCACAACGCCGGGGTGCTCCCGCCGCGGCGGGAGGAAAGCGTGGCCGGGCACGAGATCACGTTCGCCACGCACGTGCTCGGACCGCTGCTGCTGACCGAGCTGCTGCGTCCCGCGTTGCGGGCGTCGGCGGACGCCCGGGTGATCTGGGTGTCGTCCGGCGGGATGTACACCCAGAAGCTCGCGGCCGACGACCCGGAGTACCGCGGCGGCCGCTACCGAGGCGCGACCGCGTACGCGCGCACGAAGCGGATGCAGGTGGAGCTCACGCCGGCGCTCGCCGAACGCTGGCGTCCGGACGGCATCGCGGTGCACAGCACGCACCCCGGCTGGGCGGACACCCCGGGCCTGGCCGGCTCGCTCCCGTCGTTCCGGCGGCTGCTCGAGCCCGCGCTGCGCACCGCCGAGGAAGGCGCCGACACGGCGGTCTGGCTGGCGGCGACCCGGCTCGGACCGCCGGCCGGCCGGTTCTGGCACGACCGGCGGGACCGGCCCACGCACGTGCTGCCCGGCACGCGACCGGCGCCCGGTGACGTGGAACGGCTGCTGCGGTTCTGCCTGGATGCCATCGGACCCATCGGACGCTGA
- a CDS encoding DUF2231 domain-containing protein: MTTVNGLPAHVLLVHAIVVLLPLSALLLVLSALWPAARGKLAGPNAILSVVVVVLVPITTDAGEWLERRVASTPLVRTHTELGDTALWVAIPVAVLALVVWWRRRESLRTQAADTAARRTFLAPASTAVTVVLSVLAVVAAGAAVYDIYRIGDSGAQASWQNQFSSAPAPRAPGH; this comes from the coding sequence ATGACCACCGTCAACGGCCTGCCCGCCCACGTGCTGCTCGTGCACGCCATCGTCGTCCTGCTCCCCCTGTCCGCGTTGCTGCTGGTCCTCAGCGCGCTGTGGCCCGCCGCACGCGGCAAGCTCGCCGGGCCGAACGCGATCCTGTCCGTCGTCGTGGTGGTCCTCGTGCCGATCACGACCGACGCGGGCGAGTGGCTGGAACGCCGCGTCGCCTCCACCCCGCTCGTGCGGACCCACACCGAGCTGGGCGACACCGCGCTGTGGGTGGCGATCCCGGTGGCCGTGCTGGCGCTCGTCGTGTGGTGGCGCCGCCGAGAAAGCCTGCGAACCCAGGCGGCCGACACCGCCGCCCGTCGCACGTTCCTCGCCCCGGCGTCGACAGCGGTGACAGTGGTGCTCTCGGTCCTCGCTGTCGTGGCCGCGGGTGCGGCGGTCTACGACATCTACCGCATCGGCGACTCGGGGGCCCAGGCCAGCTGGCAGAACCAGTTCAGCTCCGCCCCGGCACCGCGCGCCCCAGGCCACTGA
- a CDS encoding FAD:protein FMN transferase: MTTTQRRSWTHPVMGTQASLHLRGPRVDSDPAVEPAVAAVFGHLRAADELFSTYRPDSQVSALRRGSLPRDRRHPWLTEVVELCEEARDRTDGYFDAWLPGGFDPSGLVKGWATQRAADGLRTLPGFDHYLNVGGDITARVGVTTTPPWHVAVEDPADPSAFLTILDVRTGGVATSGSAARGAHIVDPHTGTHPDELLAVTVTGPTLLWADVFATAAFARGGHDVEVWVAGRAPGYRVAALARAP; encoded by the coding sequence GTGACCACCACGCAGCGCCGTTCCTGGACGCACCCCGTCATGGGCACCCAGGCCAGCCTCCACCTGCGCGGCCCGCGCGTCGACTCCGACCCCGCGGTCGAACCGGCCGTGGCGGCGGTGTTCGGGCACCTGCGGGCCGCCGACGAGCTGTTCAGCACCTACCGGCCCGATAGCCAGGTGAGCGCGCTCCGCCGCGGTTCGCTGCCCCGCGACCGCCGGCACCCGTGGCTCACCGAAGTCGTCGAGCTGTGCGAAGAGGCGCGCGACCGCACCGACGGGTACTTCGACGCGTGGCTGCCGGGCGGTTTCGACCCGTCCGGCCTGGTCAAGGGCTGGGCGACGCAGCGGGCGGCCGACGGCCTCCGCACGCTCCCCGGATTCGACCACTACCTCAACGTCGGCGGCGACATCACGGCGCGGGTCGGCGTCACGACCACCCCGCCGTGGCACGTCGCGGTCGAAGACCCGGCCGACCCGAGCGCGTTCCTGACGATCCTCGACGTGCGCACCGGCGGAGTCGCGACGTCCGGCTCGGCCGCCCGGGGCGCGCACATCGTCGACCCGCACACCGGCACCCACCCAGACGAGCTGCTGGCCGTCACGGTCACCGGGCCCACGCTGCTGTGGGCCGACGTCTTCGCCACGGCCGCCTTCGCGCGCGGCGGGCACGACGTCGAGGTCTGGGTCGCCGGCCGCGCGCCCGGTTACCGGGTCGCCGCACTCGCCCGGGCCCCTTGA
- a CDS encoding FMN-binding protein, whose translation MRRIAIAFAATVSVVVLLFSYRTSTDQTPVAAGRQLGRTQPSHTASPPASGAPSAAPSGGDGTFTGAAADTRYGPVQVRITVAGGKITDAQAVEYPQESGRDVRINSEAVPALNQEALQAQSAQIDTVSGATYTSEGYQQSLQSAIDQAHG comes from the coding sequence ATGCGCAGGATCGCCATCGCCTTCGCGGCGACCGTGTCCGTCGTCGTGCTGCTGTTCAGCTACCGCACCAGCACCGACCAGACGCCGGTCGCTGCCGGGCGTCAACTCGGGCGCACCCAGCCGTCCCACACCGCGAGCCCGCCCGCCTCCGGTGCCCCTTCCGCCGCGCCTTCGGGCGGCGACGGGACGTTCACCGGAGCCGCCGCCGACACCCGCTACGGCCCGGTCCAGGTGCGGATCACCGTCGCGGGCGGCAAGATCACCGACGCCCAGGCCGTCGAGTACCCCCAGGAAAGCGGCCGCGACGTCCGGATCAACTCCGAGGCGGTGCCGGCGTTGAACCAGGAAGCACTGCAAGCCCAGAGCGCGCAGATCGACACCGTCAGCGGCGCCACCTACACCTCCGAGGGCTACCAGCAGTCCCTGCAGTCGGCGATCGACCAGGCCCACGGGTGA
- a CDS encoding ferredoxin reductase family protein, translated as MSTTLTARRLARPAVRAWWRDAAGLTAWLSVLFVVALWVSGRGLQDIGTDFFTSTGRLTGLLSADLLLLQVLLMARIPWVERSYGQDELARRHRLVGFTSITLLAAHLVLITLGYAATDRSGVLAEAWALVTTYPGMLLAAAGTAALIMVAVTSVRAARRRLRYESWHLLHLYAYLGAGLALPHQLWTGADFTASPVATAFWWTAYASAAGTVLVFRVGRPVWLNARHRLVVEQVMPEGRGVVSVYLRGRDLDRLPVAAGQFFVWRFASGPGWTRGKPFSLSVAPDGHRLRITAKDLGAGSRRLATLRPGTPALFEGPYGRLTATVRKGRKLAMFASGIGITPLRALLDELPYGSGEAVLFQRAGHPADLLFRQEIEDLAARRGVRVHYLLGRRSHDRTSWLPAGYAPVPDEQVLRHLVPDIADHDVYVCGPDAWTAAVLDSARRAGVPADRVHAERFAW; from the coding sequence ATGTCCACCACCCTCACCGCCCGCCGCCTGGCGCGGCCCGCGGTCCGCGCGTGGTGGCGGGACGCCGCTGGCCTGACGGCCTGGCTGAGCGTCCTGTTCGTAGTCGCGCTCTGGGTGTCCGGCCGCGGCCTGCAGGACATCGGCACGGACTTCTTCACCTCCACCGGACGGCTGACCGGGCTGCTGTCGGCCGACCTCCTGCTGCTGCAGGTGCTGCTCATGGCGCGCATCCCCTGGGTCGAGCGCAGCTACGGCCAGGACGAACTGGCCCGGCGGCACCGGCTCGTCGGCTTCACCTCGATCACCCTGCTCGCCGCGCACCTGGTGCTCATCACCCTCGGCTACGCGGCGACCGACCGCTCCGGCGTCCTGGCCGAAGCCTGGGCGCTGGTGACGACCTACCCGGGGATGCTCCTGGCGGCCGCCGGGACGGCCGCCCTGATCATGGTCGCGGTGACGTCGGTGCGCGCGGCCCGGCGGCGGTTGCGCTACGAGTCCTGGCACCTGCTGCACCTCTACGCCTACCTCGGTGCCGGGCTCGCGCTGCCGCACCAGCTGTGGACCGGCGCCGACTTCACCGCCTCCCCGGTCGCGACCGCGTTCTGGTGGACCGCCTACGCCTCGGCCGCCGGTACCGTGCTCGTCTTCCGCGTCGGACGGCCGGTGTGGCTCAACGCGCGGCACCGCCTGGTCGTCGAGCAGGTCATGCCCGAAGGCCGTGGTGTCGTCTCGGTGTACCTGCGCGGCCGCGACCTCGACCGGCTTCCCGTGGCGGCGGGCCAGTTCTTCGTCTGGCGGTTCGCCTCCGGACCGGGCTGGACGCGCGGCAAGCCGTTCTCCCTCTCCGTCGCCCCGGACGGACACCGGCTGCGGATCACGGCGAAGGACCTCGGCGCGGGCAGCCGCCGGCTCGCCACCCTCCGGCCCGGCACCCCCGCGCTGTTCGAAGGCCCGTACGGCCGGCTGACCGCGACCGTCCGAAAAGGACGGAAGCTCGCGATGTTCGCCTCCGGCATCGGCATCACGCCCCTGCGCGCACTCCTGGACGAACTTCCCTACGGTTCCGGCGAAGCGGTGTTGTTCCAGCGCGCCGGCCACCCGGCCGACCTGCTGTTCCGGCAAGAGATCGAGGACCTCGCCGCCCGGCGTGGGGTGCGCGTCCACTACCTGCTCGGCCGGCGCTCGCACGACCGCACGTCCTGGCTGCCCGCCGGGTACGCCCCCGTGCCCGACGAGCAGGTGCTGCGCCACCTCGTGCCCGACATCGCCGACCACGACGTCTACGTCTGCGGCCCCGACGCCTGGACCGCCGCCGTCCTCGACAGCGCACGCCGCGCCGGCGTCCCCGCCGACCGCGTCCACGCCGAGCGGTTCGCCTGGTAG
- a CDS encoding HAMP domain-containing sensor histidine kinase, which yields MNLRSKLAIGFAGVGAAAAILVGVLSYQAASERIDAELDRSLLTTSAEVAAGATQVLAPSPVTRGPDDDDHDEAQPMVAQAIAADGTTRPLGGRPVRLPVADADRALAATGSLGDHRYWNLTAGRDDYRVITVALGPGRGAVQLAIDVDESRHVLNGLAARIKGVSALVLAAAALAGWLLARQITRRLVRLTDVTEQVSDGRLDDVTVPTGGRDEVGRLATSFDRMLGRLADARADQERLVQDAAHELRTPLTSLRTNASVLRRFAELTPDSRARLLDDVDGETRELTHLVDELVELATRRYEAEEATPVELGELVERAADRVRRRSGRAITVEAGASALTGQAKALERAVANLLENAVKFAPDGPIEVEVRDGRVQVLDRGPGIGDDDADRVFDRFHRADSARGLPGSGLGLAIVRDIALAHGGTVFAEPRPGGGAVVGFTVGADLLLPNSHPRHVDG from the coding sequence ATGAACCTGCGCAGCAAGCTCGCGATCGGCTTCGCCGGCGTCGGCGCGGCCGCGGCCATCCTCGTCGGCGTCCTGAGCTACCAGGCCGCCTCGGAGCGGATCGACGCGGAGCTGGACCGGTCGCTGCTCACCACCTCGGCGGAAGTCGCGGCCGGCGCGACGCAGGTGCTCGCGCCGAGCCCGGTCACCCGCGGCCCCGATGACGACGACCACGACGAGGCCCAGCCGATGGTCGCCCAGGCGATCGCCGCGGACGGCACCACCCGGCCGCTCGGCGGGCGGCCGGTGCGCCTCCCCGTCGCCGACGCCGACCGGGCACTCGCCGCGACCGGCTCGCTCGGTGACCACCGCTACTGGAACCTCACCGCCGGCCGCGACGACTACCGCGTGATCACCGTCGCCCTCGGGCCCGGCCGCGGCGCCGTCCAGCTCGCCATCGACGTCGACGAGTCCCGGCACGTGCTGAATGGCCTGGCCGCGCGCATCAAGGGCGTCAGCGCCCTGGTCCTGGCCGCCGCGGCGCTCGCCGGCTGGCTGCTGGCCCGCCAGATCACCCGGCGGCTCGTCCGGCTGACCGACGTGACCGAGCAGGTCAGCGACGGCCGCCTCGACGACGTCACCGTGCCCACCGGCGGCCGCGACGAGGTCGGCCGGCTCGCCACGTCGTTCGACCGGATGCTCGGTCGGCTCGCCGACGCCCGCGCCGATCAGGAACGCCTGGTCCAGGACGCCGCCCACGAGCTGCGGACGCCGTTGACCAGCCTGCGCACCAACGCCAGCGTCCTGCGCCGGTTCGCCGAGCTGACCCCGGACTCGCGCGCCCGCCTGCTCGACGACGTCGACGGCGAGACCCGCGAGCTGACCCACCTCGTCGACGAGCTCGTCGAGCTGGCCACCCGCCGCTACGAGGCCGAGGAGGCCACGCCGGTCGAGCTGGGCGAACTCGTCGAGCGCGCCGCCGACCGCGTCCGGCGCCGGTCGGGGCGCGCCATCACCGTCGAGGCCGGCGCGTCGGCGCTGACCGGGCAGGCGAAGGCGCTGGAACGCGCGGTCGCCAACCTGTTGGAGAACGCCGTGAAGTTCGCGCCCGACGGCCCGATCGAGGTCGAGGTCCGCGACGGCCGGGTTCAAGTGCTCGACCGCGGCCCCGGCATCGGCGACGACGACGCGGACCGCGTGTTCGACCGCTTCCACCGCGCGGACAGCGCCCGCGGCCTGCCCGGCTCCGGCCTCGGCCTGGCCATCGTGCGCGACATCGCCCTCGCCCACGGCGGCACCGTGTTCGCCGAACCGCGCCCCGGCGGGGGTGCCGTGGTCGGGTTCACCGTCGGCGCGGATCTTCTCTTACCGAACTCTCACCCTCGTCACGTCGACGGCTAA
- a CDS encoding response regulator transcription factor encodes MAAMPHRVLLADDDRAIRESLVRALDLEGYHVTEVTDGVDALATARRDPFDVLILDVMMPGVDGLGVCRVLRAEGDRTPILMLTARVETPDRVAGLDAGADDYLPKPFELDELLARLRALLRRTSPEPDARRTLRLGELAVDPAARRAWWQSTEITLSKTEFDLLELLVRNAGIVLDRTTIYQRIWGYEFGSDSKNLAVYIGYLRRKLDQAGATELIHTVRGVGYSVRPA; translated from the coding sequence ATGGCGGCCATGCCACACCGCGTCCTGCTCGCCGACGACGACCGCGCCATCCGCGAGTCGCTCGTCCGCGCCCTCGACCTCGAGGGCTACCACGTCACCGAGGTGACCGACGGCGTCGACGCCCTCGCCACCGCCCGGCGCGACCCCTTCGACGTGCTGATCCTCGACGTGATGATGCCCGGCGTCGACGGCCTCGGCGTCTGCCGGGTCCTGCGCGCCGAAGGCGACCGGACCCCGATCCTCATGCTCACCGCCCGCGTCGAAACGCCCGATCGCGTGGCCGGCCTCGACGCCGGGGCCGACGACTACCTGCCCAAGCCGTTCGAACTCGACGAGCTCCTCGCCCGGCTGCGCGCCCTGCTGCGCCGCACCTCGCCCGAACCGGACGCACGGCGCACCCTGCGGCTCGGCGAGCTCGCCGTCGACCCGGCCGCCCGGCGGGCGTGGTGGCAGAGCACCGAGATCACCCTGTCGAAAACCGAATTCGACCTGCTGGAACTGCTGGTGCGCAACGCCGGGATCGTCCTCGACCGCACCACGATCTACCAACGCATCTGGGGCTACGAGTTCGGCTCCGACTCCAAGAACCTCGCCGTCTACATCGGCTACCTGCGCCGCAAGCTCGACCAGGCCGGCGCCACCGAGCTGATCCACACCGTGCGCGGCGTCGGCTACTCGGTGCGGCCGGCATGA
- a CDS encoding NADP-dependent oxidoreductase, whose product MKAVRYDRFSGIDGIYLADIPEPVAGPGEVVVRVEAAALNPGALPALHGSSYTPGRDLAGEVVTVGADVPGFTAGDAVLGRLQSWDAHAQFVAIPADQLVRKPQPLSWDVAGSLYTTPMAGLGAIRAVAPRPGETIVISGASGGVGFTAAQLARRAGATVIGLTSDAHSDLLRHHGIEPVRYGDGEQERILATTDRVDAFIDTAGGGYLDLALTLGVPADRIDTVVDYRAAKEKGVKSLGTNDAGGLPALAELATLAASGDLHIPIAATYPLTAVRDAYQALADRKTHGRIVLHPQDLA is encoded by the coding sequence ATGAAAGCAGTACGTTACGACCGATTTTCCGGCATCGACGGGATCTACCTCGCGGACATCCCCGAACCCGTCGCCGGCCCGGGCGAGGTGGTCGTGCGCGTCGAAGCCGCTGCGCTCAACCCGGGAGCGCTACCGGCGCTGCACGGCAGTTCCTACACGCCGGGCCGCGATCTCGCCGGTGAAGTCGTGACGGTCGGCGCCGACGTGCCCGGCTTCACCGCCGGTGACGCGGTGCTGGGCCGCCTGCAGAGCTGGGACGCCCACGCCCAGTTCGTCGCCATCCCCGCGGACCAGCTGGTGCGCAAGCCCCAACCCCTCTCCTGGGACGTGGCCGGCTCGCTCTACACCACACCGATGGCGGGCCTCGGCGCCATCCGGGCGGTCGCACCCCGGCCCGGCGAGACCATCGTGATCTCGGGCGCATCGGGCGGCGTCGGGTTCACCGCCGCCCAGCTCGCACGTCGCGCCGGAGCCACGGTGATCGGACTGACCAGCGACGCGCATTCCGACCTGCTCCGCCACCACGGCATCGAGCCGGTCCGGTACGGCGACGGCGAACAGGAGCGGATCCTCGCCACGACCGATCGAGTCGACGCCTTCATCGACACGGCCGGTGGCGGCTACCTCGACCTCGCACTCACCCTCGGCGTTCCGGCAGACCGCATCGACACCGTCGTCGACTATCGCGCAGCGAAAGAGAAAGGCGTCAAATCCCTCGGAACCAACGACGCCGGCGGCCTCCCGGCGCTGGCGGAACTGGCCACCCTCGCCGCTTCCGGCGACCTGCACATCCCCATCGCCGCAACGTATCCGCTCACCGCCGTGCGCGACGCCTACCAGGCACTGGCCGACCGCAAGACCCACGGGCGCATCGTGCTGCACCCCCAAGACCTCGCCTGA
- a CDS encoding TetR/AcrR family transcriptional regulator, giving the protein MPRPSTKGRPRDSSRDLAILDATLALLTEVGYEQLSMEAVAGRSGAAKTTIYRRYPDKAALVAAAVERRGPAKPPPPRGKNLRADVHALTAWLARNISEQDVGLLGALFTGMRNDPRLAQAMRRILRRDETAMTDNLGHPTAEPLAPGAATLFAEVAPALIVHRVVVVGEPCDAAFVAHLVDDILLPLLRRT; this is encoded by the coding sequence GTGCCTCGGCCCTCGACGAAGGGACGGCCGCGGGATTCAAGCCGTGACCTGGCCATTCTCGACGCGACCCTGGCACTGCTGACCGAGGTGGGATACGAGCAGCTCTCCATGGAAGCCGTCGCCGGGCGTTCCGGGGCCGCGAAAACGACGATCTACCGCCGCTACCCCGACAAGGCGGCACTGGTCGCCGCGGCGGTCGAGCGCCGCGGACCCGCGAAACCCCCACCGCCCAGGGGAAAGAACCTCCGGGCGGACGTGCACGCCCTGACCGCCTGGCTCGCGCGGAACATCTCCGAACAGGACGTCGGCCTGCTCGGAGCCCTGTTCACCGGCATGCGCAACGACCCGCGGCTCGCCCAGGCGATGCGGCGGATCCTGCGTCGGGACGAGACCGCGATGACCGACAACCTCGGTCACCCGACGGCCGAGCCACTGGCACCCGGGGCGGCCACACTCTTCGCCGAAGTCGCGCCGGCGCTGATCGTGCATCGCGTCGTCGTCGTGGGCGAGCCGTGCGACGCGGCCTTCGTCGCGCACCTCGTCGACGACATCCTCCTGCCGCTCCTGCGCCGCACCTGA